In the Pseudomonas sp. DTU_2021_1001937_2_SI_NGA_ILE_001 genome, one interval contains:
- a CDS encoding VWA domain-containing protein, which yields MSALWPHWLRPLWLLAVPLLAWLLWKLWHRQKRAGRWQMLLPPAFHHVLLNGGSGRGSKQPWLVLGLAWLLAVLALLGPSWQRLEQTGQKPVDPLVVVLELTPQMLAADTQPSRLEYARRKLRDLLQARSEAQTAIVVYSGSAHTLVPLSDDLGTSQNLLEAIRPSIMPSVGQRADLGIGKALALLRQADLGQGRILLIASDLNAQERQGILAQLRGQAPALSILGIGTAEGAPVTLENGGLLRDENGAILVARLDSAGLRDFAAETGGRYRQARPDLEDLRDLGLLDGPQQMNRDGRLVHLDRRADQGYWLLLPLLLLAACAARRGWVFALALCCLLPRPAMAFDFQDLWLRPDQQGQRLLQQQRPAEAAQHFEDPRWKAIALFDAGDYSGAADYFAKGETATDHYNRGNALAMAGELEAALDAYDQALERQPDFAAAQINQTLVRQALEQRQPSQDKDQQPAPSEDNEPPPESAAQQQDAARQQDPAQTDSATRDDSEAAAKAEGRPADSDALDAADDTTRPPVPMPDAPLDGERRQALEHWLRQIPDDPGELLRRKFRFEQQHQENSR from the coding sequence ATGAGCGCGCTCTGGCCGCACTGGCTACGCCCCCTGTGGCTGCTCGCCGTGCCGCTGCTGGCCTGGCTGCTGTGGAAGCTCTGGCACCGCCAGAAGCGCGCCGGGCGCTGGCAGATGCTGCTGCCGCCGGCCTTTCACCATGTCCTGCTCAACGGCGGCAGCGGGCGCGGCAGCAAGCAGCCCTGGCTGGTGCTGGGGCTGGCCTGGCTGCTCGCGGTCCTGGCCCTGCTCGGCCCCAGCTGGCAGCGCCTCGAACAGACCGGGCAGAAACCCGTCGACCCACTGGTGGTGGTGCTGGAACTGACCCCACAGATGCTCGCCGCCGACACCCAGCCCAGCCGTCTGGAATATGCCCGCCGCAAGCTGCGCGACCTGCTGCAGGCGCGCAGCGAAGCACAGACCGCCATCGTGGTCTATTCCGGCAGTGCACATACCCTGGTGCCGCTGTCCGATGACCTGGGTACCAGCCAGAACCTGCTGGAAGCGATCCGCCCATCGATCATGCCCAGCGTCGGCCAGCGCGCCGACCTGGGCATCGGCAAGGCCCTGGCCCTGCTGCGCCAGGCCGATCTCGGCCAGGGCCGCATCCTGCTCATTGCCTCGGACCTCAATGCCCAGGAACGCCAGGGCATTCTCGCGCAACTGCGCGGCCAGGCGCCGGCGTTGAGCATTCTGGGCATCGGCACCGCCGAGGGCGCACCGGTGACCCTGGAGAACGGCGGCCTGCTGCGCGACGAAAACGGTGCGATTCTGGTGGCCCGCCTGGACAGCGCCGGACTGCGGGATTTCGCCGCCGAAACCGGCGGCCGCTATCGCCAGGCACGTCCTGACCTGGAAGACCTGCGCGACCTGGGTCTGCTCGACGGCCCGCAACAGATGAACCGCGACGGGCGCCTGGTGCATCTCGACCGGCGCGCCGACCAGGGTTACTGGCTGCTGCTGCCGCTGCTTCTGCTGGCAGCCTGCGCGGCACGCCGCGGCTGGGTCTTCGCCCTGGCCCTGTGCTGCCTGCTGCCACGCCCGGCCATGGCCTTCGATTTCCAGGACCTGTGGCTGCGCCCCGACCAGCAGGGCCAGCGTCTGCTGCAACAGCAGCGCCCGGCCGAAGCAGCCCAGCACTTCGAGGACCCGCGCTGGAAAGCCATCGCACTGTTCGACGCCGGCGACTATTCCGGCGCCGCCGATTACTTCGCCAAGGGCGAGACGGCTACCGACCACTACAACCGAGGTAACGCCCTGGCCATGGCCGGTGAACTGGAAGCCGCACTGGACGCCTATGACCAGGCCCTGGAACGCCAGCCGGACTTCGCGGCCGCACAGATCAACCAGACACTGGTGCGTCAGGCCCTGGAACAGCGGCAGCCGTCCCAGGACAAGGACCAGCAACCCGCCCCGAGCGAAGACAACGAGCCACCACCAGAATCGGCAGCACAGCAGCAGGACGCCGCGCGGCAGCAGGACCCGGCGCAGACCGACAGCGCCACGCGGGATGACAGCGAGGCGGCGGCCAAGGCCGAAGGCAGACCGGCCGACAGCGATGCCCTGGACGCCGCCGACGACACCACGCGTCCGCCCGTGCCGATGCCCGATGCGCCGCTCGACGGCGAGCGGCGCCAGGCCCTGGAACACTGGCTGCGGCAGATTCCCGACGATCCGGGTGAACTGCTGCGCCGCAAGTTCCGTTTCGAACAGCAACACCAGGAAAACAGCCGATGA
- a CDS encoding VWA domain-containing protein, whose protein sequence is MFEFAWPWVFALLPLPWLMRVLLPPADNGEAALRVSFISELESLKGRRARANLPAWRLRAPLLLIWLLLLAAAARPQWLGEPLPIAASGRDLLVAVDVSGSMDYPDMQWQGEDVSRLALVQQLLGDFLEHREGDRVGLILFGSQAFVQAPLTFDRHTVRVWLDEARIGIAGKNTAIGDAIGLALKRLRQRPAESRVLVLVTDGANNGGQIDPVTAARLAADEGVRIYPIGIGADPDNGGIQSLLGLNPSLDLDEPTLQRIAQLTGGKYFRARDGDQLERIRTTLDALEPVAQQPTQARPAHPLYAWPLAVAVLLSMLWVIVELWPNNAVQRLRSRLGQAAAAVRLRLKRPGGRP, encoded by the coding sequence ATGTTTGAGTTCGCCTGGCCCTGGGTCTTCGCCCTGCTGCCGCTGCCCTGGCTGATGCGCGTGCTGCTGCCGCCCGCCGACAACGGCGAAGCGGCGCTGCGGGTCAGTTTCATCAGTGAGCTGGAAAGCCTGAAAGGCCGTCGCGCCAGGGCCAACCTGCCGGCCTGGCGCCTGCGCGCGCCGTTGCTGCTGATCTGGCTGCTGCTGCTGGCGGCGGCGGCGCGTCCGCAATGGCTGGGCGAACCGCTGCCCATCGCCGCCAGTGGCCGCGACCTGCTGGTGGCGGTGGACGTTTCCGGCTCCATGGATTACCCCGACATGCAGTGGCAGGGCGAGGATGTCAGCCGTCTGGCGCTGGTGCAGCAACTGCTCGGCGACTTCCTCGAACACCGTGAAGGCGACCGGGTCGGCCTGATCCTGTTCGGCAGCCAGGCCTTCGTGCAGGCGCCACTGACCTTCGACCGGCACACCGTGCGGGTCTGGCTGGATGAAGCGCGCATTGGCATTGCCGGCAAGAACACCGCCATCGGCGATGCCATCGGCCTGGCGCTCAAGCGCCTGCGCCAGCGCCCCGCCGAAAGCCGGGTGTTGGTGCTGGTTACCGACGGCGCCAACAATGGCGGGCAGATCGACCCGGTGACCGCCGCACGCCTGGCCGCCGACGAGGGCGTGCGCATCTACCCCATCGGCATCGGCGCCGACCCTGACAACGGCGGCATCCAGAGCCTGCTCGGGCTGAACCCCAGCCTGGACCTCGACGAGCCGACCCTGCAGCGCATCGCCCAGCTCACGGGCGGGAAATATTTCCGCGCCCGCGACGGCGACCAGCTCGAGCGTATCCGCACCACCCTCGACGCCCTGGAGCCCGTCGCCCAGCAGCCGACCCAGGCACGCCCCGCCCATCCGCTGTATGCCTGGCCTCTGGCCGTGGCGGTGCTGCTGAGCATGCTGTGGGTGATCGTCGAGCTGTGGCCGAACAACGCCGTGCAGCGCCTGCGCAGCCGCCTGGGCCAGGCCGCGGCTGCCGTGCGGCTGCGCCTGAAGCGTCCGGGAGGCCGACCATGA
- a CDS encoding DUF4381 domain-containing protein, protein MNPLDQLQPLIAPPLPGWWPPAPGWWLLLALLPLAAWGLSRLYRVWRSRSPLPRAEQPLDPLRVAALAELASLPKPYDAAPAGAWLQHINGLLKRLCRNQYPQSQSHTLNGRQWLAFLDNRCPAAGLTRWMVLVEGAYKPECKLDDKAINGLTQSVETWIRKHV, encoded by the coding sequence ATGAATCCTCTCGACCAGCTGCAACCGCTGATCGCCCCGCCGCTGCCCGGCTGGTGGCCGCCCGCGCCAGGCTGGTGGCTGTTGCTCGCCCTGCTGCCGCTGGCCGCCTGGGGCCTGTCGCGCCTGTACCGGGTATGGCGCAGCCGCTCGCCACTGCCACGCGCCGAACAGCCATTGGACCCGCTGCGGGTGGCTGCGCTCGCCGAACTGGCCAGCCTGCCCAAACCCTATGACGCGGCACCGGCCGGCGCCTGGCTGCAGCATATCAACGGCCTGCTCAAGCGCCTGTGCCGCAACCAGTACCCACAAAGCCAGAGCCATACCCTCAACGGCCGCCAGTGGCTGGCGTTTCTCGACAACCGCTGCCCGGCCGCCGGCCTGACCCGCTGGATGGTACTGGTCGAAGGCGCCTACAAACCCGAATGCAAGCTTGACGACAAGGCCATCAATGGCCTGACCCAGTCCGTCGAAACCTGGATCCGCAAGCATGTTTGA
- a CDS encoding DUF58 domain-containing protein has product MPSSSVIQPGIRVSLHELIEMRHRVREVQLFSTPTRRSPLIGLHHSKLRGRGVDFDQVRVYQAGDDVRNIDWRVTARTQEPHTKLFHEERERPIFIMVEQSRRLFFGSGLMFKSVLAAQAAALLGWAALEHNDRVGGLVFGDHEHYEIKPRRSKQSLLQLLNRLARVNQSLHTELAAERDAFGTALRRAREVLRPGSLVIVLCDERALSEGAEQQLSLLSRHCDLLLLPLSDPLDRALPAAGLLRFAERGAQLELDTLDADLRRNYRAQGEARCARWERLAQKLRVLLMPLSTQTDLVEQLREFLNARRPVKQP; this is encoded by the coding sequence ATGCCGTCTTCTTCCGTCATCCAGCCGGGTATCCGGGTCAGCCTGCACGAGCTGATCGAGATGCGCCATCGCGTGCGCGAGGTGCAGCTGTTCTCGACCCCGACCCGGCGCAGCCCGCTGATCGGCCTGCACCACTCCAAGCTGCGCGGTCGCGGCGTGGACTTCGACCAGGTGCGGGTCTACCAGGCGGGCGACGACGTACGCAACATCGACTGGCGGGTCACCGCACGCACCCAGGAACCCCACACCAAGCTGTTTCACGAAGAGCGCGAGCGGCCGATCTTCATCATGGTCGAGCAAAGCCGACGGCTGTTCTTCGGCTCCGGGCTGATGTTCAAGTCGGTCCTGGCGGCCCAGGCCGCTGCCCTGCTCGGCTGGGCGGCGCTGGAGCACAACGACCGGGTCGGCGGCCTGGTGTTCGGCGACCACGAGCACTACGAGATCAAGCCGCGACGCAGCAAGCAGAGCCTGCTGCAACTGCTCAACCGCCTGGCACGGGTCAACCAGTCGCTGCATACCGAACTCGCCGCCGAGCGCGATGCCTTCGGTACGGCCTTGCGCCGGGCGCGGGAGGTGCTGCGCCCGGGCAGCCTGGTGATCGTGCTGTGCGACGAGCGAGCCCTGAGCGAGGGCGCCGAACAACAATTGAGCCTGCTGTCACGGCATTGCGATCTGCTGTTGCTGCCACTTTCCGACCCGCTGGACCGCGCCCTGCCCGCTGCCGGCCTGCTGCGCTTCGCCGAGCGCGGTGCGCAGCTGGAGCTCGACACCCTGGATGCCGACCTGCGCCGCAACTACCGCGCCCAGGGCGAAGCCCGCTGCGCACGCTGGGAACGCCTGGCGCAGAAGCTGCGCGTCCTGCTGATGCCGCTGAGCACGCAGACCGACCTGGTCGAGCAACTGCGGGAATTTCTCAACGCCCGGCGGCCGGTGAAACAGCCATGA
- a CDS encoding AAA family ATPase, with protein sequence MEHREALIALRSFLSTQILGQDKLIDRLLIALLADGHMLVEGAPGLAKTKAIKELAEGIEAQFHRIQFTPDLLPADITGTEIYRPETGSFVFQQGPIFHNLVLADEINRAPAKVQSALLEAMAERQVSVGRSTYDLSPLFLVMATQNPIEQEGTYPLPEAQLDRFLMHVKIGFPDAAVERKILQQARGEALNGETKPERRVSQQAIFAARKEILGLYMADAVEEYLVQLVMATRTPAKFDPELAEWIGYGASPRGSIALDRCARAHAWLAGRDFVSPEDIQAVLFDVLRHRIILSFEAEAAGIDQDRVTQRILDVVAVA encoded by the coding sequence ATGGAACATCGTGAAGCGCTGATCGCGCTGCGAAGCTTTCTTTCAACCCAGATCCTCGGTCAGGACAAGCTGATCGACCGGCTGCTGATCGCCCTGCTCGCCGACGGTCACATGCTGGTCGAAGGTGCACCAGGGCTGGCCAAGACCAAGGCCATCAAGGAACTGGCCGAGGGTATCGAGGCACAGTTCCACCGTATCCAGTTCACCCCCGACCTGCTACCGGCCGACATCACCGGCACCGAAATCTACCGCCCCGAAACCGGCAGTTTCGTATTCCAGCAGGGTCCGATCTTCCACAACCTGGTCCTGGCCGACGAAATCAACCGCGCGCCAGCCAAGGTGCAGTCGGCGCTGCTCGAAGCCATGGCCGAACGCCAGGTCAGCGTCGGGCGCAGCACCTACGACCTGTCGCCACTGTTCCTGGTGATGGCCACCCAGAACCCCATCGAGCAGGAAGGCACCTACCCGCTGCCCGAGGCGCAGCTCGATCGCTTCCTGATGCACGTCAAGATCGGTTTCCCGGATGCCGCCGTGGAACGCAAGATCCTCCAGCAGGCCCGTGGCGAGGCGCTCAATGGTGAAACCAAGCCGGAGCGACGGGTCAGCCAGCAGGCGATCTTCGCTGCACGCAAGGAAATCCTCGGCCTGTACATGGCCGATGCGGTGGAGGAATACCTGGTGCAACTGGTCATGGCCACCCGCACCCCGGCCAAGTTCGACCCGGAACTGGCCGAGTGGATCGGCTATGGCGCCAGCCCGCGCGGCTCGATCGCCCTCGACCGCTGCGCCAGGGCCCATGCCTGGCTGGCCGGGCGTGACTTCGTCAGCCCCGAGGACATCCAGGCGGTGCTGTTCGACGTGCTGCGCCATCGCATCATCCTGTCATTCGAGGCCGAGGCAGCCGGCATCGACCAGGACCGCGTGACCCAGCGCATCCTCGACGTCGTGGCTGTCGCCTGA
- a CDS encoding amidohydrolase family protein, producing the protein MPPYRFDAHCHIFDPHFALQASCAPLPAAFTCDDYRARVAPLGFTGGAVVATPAQGWRQGHLLDALRRLGPGYVGVARLPLNVGNSELDTLNSFGVRGLRLTLKRGASVAPEQCLALARRVHQHTGWHAEVTLDPRELADFEESLAQLPALCLDLRVLARGCLPSLLRLVERGARIKLFGIGRLNASCTALLDDLYSANPQALMFGSGLPSADSTTAAVQRDLDTLSEVLGEAALPRLLWHNAAQLYRVQPF; encoded by the coding sequence ATGCCCCCCTACCGCTTCGACGCCCACTGCCACATCTTCGACCCGCACTTTGCGCTGCAGGCCTCCTGCGCCCCCCTGCCGGCAGCCTTCACCTGCGACGACTATCGCGCCAGGGTGGCACCGCTGGGTTTCACCGGTGGTGCCGTGGTGGCAACGCCTGCCCAGGGCTGGCGCCAGGGTCACCTGCTCGACGCCCTGCGCCGGCTCGGGCCAGGGTACGTCGGGGTCGCTCGACTGCCGCTGAACGTCGGCAACAGTGAGCTGGACACCCTCAACAGTTTCGGCGTACGCGGCCTGCGCCTGACCCTCAAGCGCGGCGCCAGCGTAGCGCCCGAGCAGTGCCTGGCACTGGCCCGACGCGTTCACCAGCACACCGGGTGGCACGCCGAAGTCACCCTCGACCCACGTGAACTGGCCGACTTCGAAGAGAGCCTGGCGCAGTTGCCGGCCCTGTGCCTGGACCTTCGCGTACTGGCACGCGGCTGCCTGCCCAGCCTGCTGCGCCTGGTCGAACGCGGCGCGCGCATCAAGCTCTTCGGCATCGGGCGTCTCAACGCCAGCTGCACGGCCCTGCTCGACGACCTGTACAGCGCCAACCCGCAGGCGCTGATGTTCGGCAGCGGCCTGCCATCGGCGGACAGCACGACAGCCGCTGTGCAGCGTGACCTCGACACGCTCAGCGAGGTCCTGGGTGAAGCGGCGCTGCCCAGGTTGCTGTGGCACAACGCGGCACAACTCTACCGGGTGCAGCCCTTCTAG